One Acinetobacter sp. WCHA55 DNA window includes the following coding sequences:
- a CDS encoding ParM/StbA family protein, whose product MKNTQNEKPAIEERYIVLGIDDGHGGTKLYAGLDQDGNEIKLTIPSIAYSGKVLTGEEDSTDYYVVKVNENFYTVGKKINSSVPLDTRTDEYPTSEYNKALIHQAIKAYIDHIGTYDGRAFAIATSLPVSRYYTPEKTKNMPLIDMKTNFLLNGDVCFNLKDHKAGKPLNIIKRHIVKCEAQTAYFNEIIDVHGNGSEDSDLLISSECAVIDIGGKTTDIVVTLDGGNMLDGHRSTSRNLGILTIYERITSLILESGYKTVNANWLDFALKSGTYGIGSQAKDITGLIQQAKNEFMIELNNFISKQIGGGDDLALVLFCGGGAAFLEKEIKEKYDLPNVRIAESPEYANAKGLYKLAKYMYKMYAEIK is encoded by the coding sequence ATGAAAAATACTCAAAATGAAAAACCAGCGATTGAAGAACGTTATATTGTTCTAGGTATTGATGATGGACATGGCGGTACAAAGCTTTATGCTGGTCTAGATCAAGATGGAAATGAAATCAAACTGACTATTCCTAGTATTGCTTATTCAGGAAAAGTCCTCACTGGCGAAGAGGATTCTACTGACTATTATGTGGTTAAAGTAAATGAAAACTTTTATACAGTTGGTAAGAAGATCAATAGTAGTGTTCCTCTGGATACCAGAACAGACGAATACCCGACATCTGAATATAACAAGGCACTAATACACCAGGCAATTAAGGCCTATATTGACCATATCGGAACATATGATGGTAGAGCGTTTGCAATCGCTACTTCACTTCCTGTTAGTCGCTATTACACACCTGAAAAAACCAAAAACATGCCACTTATTGATATGAAAACTAATTTTCTACTCAATGGTGATGTTTGCTTCAACTTAAAAGATCATAAAGCTGGTAAACCGCTTAATATCATTAAAAGACATATTGTTAAATGTGAAGCTCAAACAGCTTATTTTAATGAGATTATTGATGTACACGGAAACGGTTCAGAAGATAGTGATCTTTTAATAAGTTCTGAATGTGCTGTAATCGATATTGGCGGTAAAACCACTGATATTGTAGTCACATTAGATGGAGGAAACATGCTTGATGGCCATCGTTCTACATCACGTAACCTTGGTATTCTTACCATCTATGAACGAATCACTAGCTTAATTCTTGAATCTGGCTATAAAACAGTTAACGCTAACTGGCTAGATTTCGCACTAAAATCTGGAACTTATGGTATAGGATCTCAAGCCAAAGATATTACAGGTTTAATTCAGCAAGCTAAAAACGAATTCATGATCGAATTAAATAACTTTATCTCTAAACAGATCGGTGGAGGCGATGATTTAGCATTAGTATTATTTTGTGGAGGCGGTGCAGCTTTTCTTGAAAAAGAGATTAAAGAAAAGTACGACTTACCGAACGTAAGAATCGCTGAATCACCAGAGTACGCCAATGCTAAAGGTTTATATAAGTTAGCTAAATACATGTATAAAATGTACGCAGAAATCAAATGA
- a CDS encoding ATPase, T2SS/T4P/T4SS family: MQMKVSTLKAKSALFDVNKIKGSENKILTATKDIRKDYDSSRGFGLATLTAITTYKDPKQGFKSRDEFESLLYEALAHGASDIFISPDRPITMMKDLELYSLTHRIINRDEALHILRTIADENAYLVLINNKFINKAYRILQKDASGKETRYNFRVNVSRTSYRGSGDSFQITLRTISGIPPHFSKVGLDEDFIKRSLPHNGCYIIGGITGSGKSTTLASNIRYVLENNTHIRGNILTHNEPIEYEYDAIESTHSIVSQSEIPNNFETFADANREAMRRRPAAVEIGELRDKETISAALELSLTGHPVFATVHATTVDKIIPRMLKRFKHEEHLQAAADIIGSVYTLIAQRLVKDVNGKVFAVREHLILSPQLKEELLLIDDIHAQQKFIRELMINSDGSDPNISKSFRKQADDLLKAGRLHEDYYYKLIY, translated from the coding sequence ATGCAAATGAAGGTTTCGACATTAAAAGCAAAATCTGCATTATTTGATGTTAACAAGATTAAAGGATCTGAAAATAAGATTCTGACAGCTACCAAAGACATTCGCAAAGACTACGATTCTAGCCGTGGTTTTGGTTTGGCTACATTAACAGCCATAACGACATACAAAGATCCGAAACAAGGGTTTAAAAGTCGCGATGAATTTGAAAGTCTTCTATATGAAGCATTAGCTCATGGTGCTTCAGATATTTTCATTAGTCCAGATCGCCCCATCACAATGATGAAAGACTTGGAGTTATATTCGTTAACACACCGTATTATCAATCGTGATGAAGCTCTACACATCCTAAGAACGATTGCTGATGAAAATGCCTACTTAGTCCTTATTAATAATAAGTTTATTAATAAGGCATATCGTATTCTGCAGAAAGACGCTTCAGGTAAGGAAACTCGTTATAACTTTCGTGTGAACGTATCTCGAACTTCGTATCGTGGATCTGGAGATTCTTTTCAGATAACGTTACGTACAATTTCTGGCATTCCCCCTCACTTTTCAAAAGTGGGTTTAGATGAAGATTTCATTAAAAGATCGCTACCTCACAATGGTTGCTACATCATTGGCGGAATCACTGGTTCTGGTAAAAGTACAACACTAGCTTCAAATATTCGCTATGTGTTGGAAAATAATACTCATATTCGTGGAAATATTTTGACTCACAACGAGCCTATCGAATACGAGTATGACGCAATTGAAAGCACACACAGTATTGTTAGTCAAAGCGAAATCCCCAATAACTTCGAGACTTTTGCGGATGCAAATAGAGAGGCGATGCGTAGACGTCCTGCTGCAGTTGAAATCGGTGAATTGCGAGATAAAGAAACAATTTCTGCAGCTCTAGAACTTTCTTTAACTGGCCACCCTGTTTTTGCAACGGTTCACGCAACCACCGTAGACAAAATTATTCCACGTATGTTGAAGCGCTTTAAGCATGAAGAACATCTTCAGGCTGCAGCTGACATTATTGGTTCAGTTTATACATTGATTGCTCAACGTCTTGTTAAAGATGTGAACGGCAAGGTATTTGCTGTAAGGGAACACTTAATTTTATCACCTCAACTGAAAGAAGAATTGCTTTTAATTGATGATATTCATGCTCAACAGAAGTTTATTCGAGAGTTAATGATTAATTCTGATGGTTCAGATCCAAACATCAGTAAGAGTTTCAGGAAACAAGCTGACGATCTACTCAAAGCTGGTCGTTTGCATGAAGACTACTATTACAAACTGATTTATTAA
- a CDS encoding type IV secretory system conjugative DNA transfer family protein → MDYSNNASLQELLNPSNQSSLEVHVSNVEQQARYEAMLELVKQKGIKLGINTYLSNAREVIKSQERNLDTIFNFKPYMIKDVVVPPVIIESKDVTETPNAMSYKTTKQTYKILKQARFSTRAPDWRQYLVFPTLDSNVDYVTFIPKEMLPANEQERKIWKETAAKSYEMGLVEGRNIVEDAVDRLKRDYLGMVTFHKFVLEGKLSMPAISSQSLAVSSTQDTIALDMKLLQIQQLPQFNSNIETWKPILQPEQIAPSYQIPKINLVSEP, encoded by the coding sequence ATGGACTACTCTAATAATGCTTCATTACAAGAGCTACTAAACCCATCTAACCAGTCTTCTTTAGAAGTTCATGTTAGTAATGTTGAACAGCAAGCTCGTTATGAAGCCATGCTTGAATTAGTTAAGCAAAAAGGTATTAAGTTAGGGATCAATACTTATTTAAGCAACGCTCGTGAGGTCATCAAAAGCCAAGAGCGTAACCTTGATACAATCTTTAACTTTAAACCTTACATGATCAAAGATGTTGTTGTTCCCCCGGTTATTATTGAATCAAAAGATGTAACTGAGACACCTAATGCCATGTCGTACAAGACGACTAAGCAGACTTATAAAATCTTGAAACAAGCTCGTTTCAGTACTCGTGCACCTGATTGGCGTCAGTACCTTGTTTTCCCTACACTTGATAGCAATGTTGATTACGTGACTTTCATTCCGAAAGAAATGTTACCAGCTAACGAACAAGAACGAAAAATATGGAAAGAGACTGCTGCTAAGTCTTATGAAATGGGTTTAGTTGAGGGCCGAAATATTGTTGAAGATGCAGTAGATCGTCTTAAACGAGATTATTTGGGGATGGTTACTTTCCATAAGTTTGTTTTAGAGGGCAAGTTATCAATGCCAGCAATTAGCAGTCAATCACTGGCTGTTTCTTCTACACAAGACACTATTGCTCTTGATATGAAATTGCTTCAAATCCAACAATTACCGCAGTTCAATTCAAATATTGAAACTTGGAAACCAATTCTCCAACCTGAACAAATTGCACCTAGCTATCAAATTCCAAAAATTAACCTTGTTAGCGAACCTTAA
- a CDS encoding DotD/TraH family lipoprotein (Members of this family include DotD of type IVB secretion systems and TraH of plasmid conjugative plasmid systems, both lipoproteins.), producing MKHNKKLLSVLAIGLMMSGCASRDVTQLNVASPLSIISEASQEALIAQQNLKNSSAIQMQTVQKKQGSINHDLLNIDYIGDPIPLIKSISSQYGYRFVEAGPTHELPIVNFNKKRLTGVEALRDVSAYLNTASITLDHQNKSILLTYN from the coding sequence ATGAAGCACAATAAAAAGCTTTTAAGCGTTCTTGCAATTGGTTTAATGATGTCTGGGTGTGCTAGTCGTGATGTAACGCAATTAAACGTAGCAAGCCCTTTATCTATTATATCTGAAGCATCTCAAGAGGCTTTAATTGCACAACAGAACTTAAAGAACTCTTCTGCAATTCAAATGCAAACTGTTCAGAAGAAACAAGGTAGCATCAACCATGACCTTTTAAATATCGACTACATAGGCGATCCAATACCTTTAATTAAAAGTATTTCTAGCCAATACGGATACCGTTTTGTAGAAGCTGGTCCTACTCATGAGCTTCCAATTGTTAATTTTAATAAAAAGCGTCTTACTGGTGTAGAAGCTTTACGCGATGTTTCTGCATATTTAAATACTGCTTCGATAACTCTAGATCATCAAAATAAAAGTATTTTATTGACTTATAACTAA
- a CDS encoding DotI/IcmL family type IV secretion protein: MSKDKSNENAEIGSCDPSLWLRKQVDEKDKEIAKLRRWLVFVFFAFIVSAVLAMIIFAAFNAYPKVKAVQTVDNSVICPIEASKNPRVTDVVISEFGKSAILSVYNFDFLNWRDVINNAGSMYFTEGGKDSLMKQIAQSQTVGTIVQNNLTMRTTATDVPQIENRDLHAAEPSWTVRVPITTQFFLGDKQPKETHRFIATVTIVEHPRSYLNYNGIAVKTITLTPAR; the protein is encoded by the coding sequence GTGTCTAAAGACAAATCTAATGAAAACGCTGAAATAGGTTCTTGTGATCCTAGTCTTTGGCTCAGAAAACAGGTGGATGAAAAAGATAAGGAGATTGCAAAGTTAAGACGATGGCTTGTTTTCGTGTTTTTCGCTTTTATCGTGAGTGCTGTTCTTGCGATGATTATTTTTGCTGCCTTTAATGCATACCCAAAAGTCAAAGCTGTTCAAACAGTAGATAACTCGGTTATCTGTCCAATCGAAGCATCAAAAAACCCTCGCGTTACTGACGTTGTTATTTCTGAATTCGGTAAGAGTGCAATTCTTTCTGTCTACAACTTTGATTTCTTGAACTGGCGTGACGTTATTAACAATGCTGGTTCAATGTATTTCACTGAGGGCGGTAAAGATTCATTGATGAAGCAAATCGCTCAATCACAAACAGTTGGCACAATCGTACAAAACAACCTAACGATGCGAACTACTGCTACTGATGTTCCACAAATCGAAAACCGTGATTTACATGCTGCAGAACCTAGTTGGACTGTTCGTGTTCCTATCACTACTCAATTCTTCTTAGGTGACAAACAACCTAAAGAGACTCACCGCTTCATTGCGACAGTTACTATTGTTGAGCATCCACGTTCTTATCTGAACTACAACGGTATTGCTGTTAAGACAATTACGTTAACTCCAGCGCGTTAA
- a CDS encoding DotH/IcmK family type IV secretion protein, with protein sequence MKLKKLSLALFASTALTTIVNAADMPPNTFADAQSPLVAPEVVDTASEIDRQVHNLVGLQFTPEQTKIVKGLLLQQKRSLSSPYVNTPQAKTRSLGISLNPGEEPPVIRLSAGMLSTIVFTDSSGNPWNIEKISLDRGRFSDGLGEQNEKEPDEIPETNILSIEPLDPAAFGNVTVTLKGLGAPVILMLATGQRDLDVRVDARIPGRSPTAKAMYSTGNQTSIIPDGVSLQFMDGLAPEGAVEMRTDSPNVRAWKFGGYIYVRSNFGVIQPAFLSSFRANNGMKIFRYEDSEDLKYITFSTTGGTPKTVYLEDAF encoded by the coding sequence ATGAAATTGAAAAAATTATCTTTGGCTCTTTTTGCTTCTACTGCATTAACTACAATAGTTAATGCTGCTGATATGCCTCCGAATACTTTTGCGGATGCTCAATCTCCTTTGGTTGCACCTGAGGTAGTTGATACAGCATCGGAAATTGACAGACAGGTTCACAATCTTGTTGGTTTGCAGTTCACACCTGAGCAAACAAAAATAGTTAAAGGACTTTTGTTGCAACAAAAACGAAGCCTTTCTAGTCCTTATGTAAATACGCCACAAGCGAAAACCCGTAGTTTGGGTATTTCATTAAACCCTGGTGAGGAACCGCCAGTAATTCGTTTAAGCGCTGGCATGCTATCTACTATTGTCTTTACCGATTCTTCAGGAAATCCATGGAACATTGAAAAGATTTCTTTGGACCGTGGACGTTTCTCAGATGGCTTAGGTGAGCAAAACGAAAAAGAGCCAGACGAAATCCCTGAAACTAACATCCTTTCAATCGAACCATTAGATCCAGCTGCTTTCGGAAACGTAACGGTCACATTAAAGGGATTGGGTGCTCCAGTAATTTTGATGTTAGCTACTGGCCAACGTGATTTAGATGTTCGTGTAGACGCACGTATACCTGGTCGAAGCCCAACAGCCAAAGCTATGTATTCAACAGGCAATCAAACATCGATTATTCCAGATGGTGTGAGTTTGCAATTTATGGATGGCTTAGCGCCTGAGGGTGCTGTTGAAATGCGAACCGATAGTCCTAATGTCCGTGCTTGGAAGTTTGGTGGCTATATATATGTGCGTAGTAACTTTGGTGTTATTCAACCAGCCTTTTTGAGTTCTTTCCGCGCTAACAACGGTATGAAGATCTTCCGTTATGAAGATTCTGAAGATCTGAAGTACATCACATTTTCAACGACTGGCGGTACACCTAAAACTGTTTACCTCGAAGACGCATTTTAA
- a CDS encoding DotG/IcmE/VirB10 family protein codes for MDSTNQQNNPNDIEENSSRSTEVGTTDETIISANQVHSEEDQPKKLKNTSIKTANKKRVFADTRFRVVAIIGLVVVGGLGFFMFNPMGKSDQLALDNQVAIATPEIQGQGTNVIPPEYVEYERQKQAEEAARAGKNGESYLPEFKTVATQDPNGDLNDQNFITGPNGQPVNGSATGGTPNITLELDQMARANMANQGGALPQPTSGGLPQQPQTQNGANQNAPIYQTNYAQQYEHASSAANDVASVYSQQAAAYAERNAATRELSQTAFVDQLAAFSNTKNKVNGYSTYKYSHNTKASEGQQNLGSLNVANTTSESTKGLAIIKAGTTMKARLDTGVNTDKGKNLFATVIGGKFNGAKLIGTVGLNTADIEFNFTRMLFKGEEYAIQVRALTLGTKQSGMADKVQKHTLQKLGGMVTAGIFEGYGQAYQNIGTTQITNTGNVVSTKEEPNDKEIAGNIIGNVGTEMANMARTSTVRPTTYIVNSGKVFEVFFDADVTTPKSKG; via the coding sequence ATGGATTCAACGAACCAACAAAATAACCCGAATGACATTGAAGAGAATTCTAGTCGTAGCACTGAAGTAGGTACTACCGATGAAACTATTATTTCTGCAAACCAAGTTCATTCAGAAGAAGACCAACCTAAAAAACTGAAAAATACAAGTATTAAAACTGCTAACAAAAAACGTGTTTTTGCAGATACGCGCTTTCGCGTTGTTGCAATTATTGGTTTGGTAGTAGTTGGTGGATTAGGCTTTTTTATGTTTAACCCAATGGGGAAAAGTGACCAACTAGCTTTAGATAATCAGGTTGCTATTGCTACACCAGAAATCCAAGGACAGGGTACAAATGTTATCCCTCCTGAATATGTAGAATATGAACGTCAAAAACAAGCTGAAGAAGCTGCTCGAGCTGGCAAAAATGGTGAAAGCTATTTGCCCGAATTTAAAACAGTTGCAACACAAGATCCAAACGGCGATCTGAACGATCAGAATTTTATTACAGGTCCAAATGGGCAACCTGTAAACGGTTCTGCAACAGGTGGTACACCAAATATTACGCTTGAACTTGACCAGATGGCCAGAGCTAATATGGCAAATCAAGGTGGTGCATTACCTCAACCAACTAGCGGTGGTCTACCACAACAACCACAAACACAAAACGGTGCTAATCAAAACGCACCGATTTATCAAACTAACTACGCGCAACAATATGAACATGCTTCATCTGCTGCTAATGATGTTGCTAGTGTATATAGCCAACAAGCAGCTGCTTATGCAGAACGTAATGCTGCAACGCGTGAATTAAGTCAAACTGCTTTTGTTGATCAACTTGCTGCGTTTTCTAATACAAAGAACAAGGTCAACGGATATTCAACATATAAATATTCACACAACACTAAAGCATCGGAAGGGCAACAAAACCTTGGAAGCTTGAACGTTGCGAATACGACTAGCGAATCTACTAAAGGACTAGCAATCATTAAAGCTGGTACAACAATGAAAGCGCGTTTAGATACAGGTGTGAATACTGATAAAGGTAAAAACCTATTTGCTACTGTTATTGGCGGTAAATTTAACGGCGCAAAACTTATTGGTACTGTTGGTCTGAATACTGCGGATATTGAATTTAACTTTACCCGTATGTTGTTTAAGGGCGAAGAGTATGCAATCCAAGTACGAGCTTTAACTCTTGGAACAAAACAATCGGGCATGGCTGATAAAGTCCAAAAACACACTTTGCAAAAGCTTGGCGGTATGGTTACTGCTGGAATCTTTGAGGGTTACGGACAAGCCTATCAAAACATTGGTACAACCCAAATCACAAATACTGGCAATGTTGTAAGCACGAAGGAAGAGCCAAACGATAAAGAAATTGCCGGGAACATCATTGGTAACGTTGGTACGGAAATGGCGAACATGGCACGTACATCAACAGTTCGACCAACTACGTATATCGTTAACAGCGGAAAAGTATTTGAAGTCTTTTTTGATGCTGACGTAACAACACCGAAAAGTAAGGGGTAA
- a CDS encoding HNH endonuclease — MKHINRKFGILRPINGVNDKQEIRQDKTIHDGFKTNETIKQIMSSQPAKCYFCDFYDEYFLEPHHLDGDHSNHTAENIVAVCTLCHAQNHIFALSLEKKAEICVLSTNIPQEIFNQYQRALLVLSHKSDNQDPELAKFARRHRQSLLVEPLKRHQRPNPTKMSEAEYARNMFEDIQAFNAIKTRTQTIDTQLYFTDIKFNTMAEYEEAKQEDMLVANVDYVDQLRKYKEWYLNAIKENKNFSLYQLAKALEKVSDEAYESFNLPNHYIVFSPNIFTDEQYEYYQTLDVFKGLGDK, encoded by the coding sequence GTGAAACATATAAACCGTAAGTTTGGTATTTTAAGACCTATTAACGGCGTAAACGACAAGCAAGAGATACGTCAAGATAAAACTATCCATGATGGTTTTAAAACCAATGAGACAATAAAGCAAATAATGTCTTCACAACCAGCTAAATGCTATTTTTGTGATTTCTATGACGAATACTTTTTAGAGCCACATCACTTAGACGGCGATCATAGCAACCATACGGCTGAGAACATTGTAGCGGTCTGTACGCTATGCCATGCACAAAACCACATCTTTGCACTATCACTGGAAAAGAAAGCTGAAATATGCGTATTGAGTACGAACATACCTCAAGAGATCTTTAATCAATATCAACGTGCATTACTGGTGTTATCGCATAAGTCTGACAACCAAGATCCTGAGCTTGCTAAGTTCGCACGGCGACATCGCCAAAGCTTGCTTGTAGAGCCGTTAAAGCGCCATCAACGCCCTAATCCTACAAAGATGTCTGAAGCAGAATACGCACGTAATATGTTTGAGGATATACAGGCGTTTAATGCGATTAAGACACGAACCCAAACAATTGATACCCAACTGTACTTCACGGACATTAAGTTCAACACAATGGCTGAATATGAAGAAGCCAAGCAAGAAGATATGTTGGTAGCGAACGTTGATTACGTAGACCAGCTCCGCAAGTACAAAGAGTGGTATTTGAATGCCATCAAAGAGAACAAAAACTTTTCTTTGTATCAACTCGCAAAAGCTTTGGAAAAGGTATCAGACGAAGCATACGAGAGCTTTAATCTGCCAAACCACTACATAGTATTTTCCCCGAATATCTTTACTGACGAGCAGTATGAGTACTACCAAACACTAGATGTATTTAAGGGTTTGGGTGATAAGTGA